Below is a window of Leifsonia sp. NPDC080035 DNA.
GCTCGCGCTCCGGGTCCAGCTTGTCGATCAGGCGGAGCATGTCGACGGTCGACGTGGTCGGGCCGAGCTTGACGCCGATCGGGTTGCGGACCCGGGACAGGAAGTCGACGTGGGCGCCGTCGAGGTCGCGGGTGCGCTCTCCGATCCACACGAAGTGCGCGGAGGTGTTGTACGGCGTTCCTGTGCGCGAGTCGATGCGCGTCATCGGCCGCTCGTAGTCCATGAGCAGGCCCTCGTGGCTGGAGTAGAACTCCACCCGCTTGAGCTCGTCGAAGTCGGCGCCGGCCGCCTCCATGAACTTGATCGCCTTGTCGATGTCGCGGGCGAGGCCCTCGTAGCGCTGGTTGGCCGGGTTCGCGGCGAAGCCCCTGTTCCAGCTGTGCACCTCGCGCAGGTCGGCGAAGCCACCCTGGGTGAACGCGCGGATGAGGTTCAGCGTGGAGGCGGCCGTGTGGTAGCCCTGCACCAGCCGGCGCGGGTCGGCCCGGCGGGACTCCGGCGTGAAGTCGTAGCCGTTGACGATGTCGCCCCGGTAGGCGGGCAGCGTGACGTCGCCGCGGGTTTCGGTGTCGCTGGAGCGCGGCTTGGCGAACTGGCCCGCCATGCGCCCCATTTTGATGACGGGGACGGACGCGCCGTAGGTGAGCACCACGGCCATCTGGAGGATGGTCTTGACCCGGTTGCGGATCTGGTCGGCGGTCGCACCCGCGAACGTCTCGGCGCAGTCGCCGCCCTGCAGCAGGAACGCCTCGCCCTGGGCGGCGCGCGCCAGGCGGTTCTTCAGCTGGTCCACCTCGCCGGCGAACACCAGCGGGGGAAGCGTCGCGATCTCCGCGGACGCGGCGGCGGCGGCCTCCCGGTCCGGCCACTCCGGCTGCTGCTTGATCGGCAGCGTGCGCCAATAGTCCAGGCCCTCGATCACGGACTCGTCAGGTTTCACGACGGGCTCTGTGGTCTGCAGCACTGTTCTTCCGCTCGGTCGAAGGAGATGGGATTCTCCAGCCTACCGCGAGAGCGAGGCCCTCTTCTCCTTCACGGTGCTGGCGTAGACATCCATGTACTCCTGGTCGCCGAGCGCGTGCAGCTGGTA
It encodes the following:
- a CDS encoding 3-deoxy-7-phosphoheptulonate synthase class II, which produces MIEGLDYWRTLPIKQQPEWPDREAAAAASAEIATLPPLVFAGEVDQLKNRLARAAQGEAFLLQGGDCAETFAGATADQIRNRVKTILQMAVVLTYGASVPVIKMGRMAGQFAKPRSSDTETRGDVTLPAYRGDIVNGYDFTPESRRADPRRLVQGYHTAASTLNLIRAFTQGGFADLREVHSWNRGFAANPANQRYEGLARDIDKAIKFMEAAGADFDELKRVEFYSSHEGLLMDYERPMTRIDSRTGTPYNTSAHFVWIGERTRDLDGAHVDFLSRVRNPIGVKLGPTTSTVDMLRLIDKLDPEREPGRLTFITRMGAGKIRDALPPLLEAIKRSDATPLWVTDPMHGNGLTTPTGYKTRRFDDVVDEVKGFFEAHRAAGTNPGGIHVELTGDDVTECLGGSEQIDEATLATRYESLCDPRLNHMQSLELAFLVAEELGNN